A genome region from Setaria italica strain Yugu1 chromosome III, Setaria_italica_v2.0, whole genome shotgun sequence includes the following:
- the LOC101757954 gene encoding pentatricopeptide repeat-containing protein At2g31400, chloroplastic, producing MATHFTPSQAHAASHHPAHHHSASAAAAATATARLHASAPPASASAAAAALCPPHLLAAASTASSSAACPPAHNPIFVGPGAPWVQQPQRAAAAAAALGPEFRRARTTRTISKRTRGGGGGAGAQDRWRASSAAAGRCVDKLLRLAPEDQRALSAALSSFRGELVAPEDYCQVLRELGDRDKSAYRAYEVFYAALPLVGGGAVEKGKLLTAAIGALGKIGRPDLARRAFDSGIAGGYGNTVFAHSALISAYARSGLATEAMGVLESMKGAGLRPTTVSYNAVIDACGKGGVDLRLTLGYFRQMLQDGLCPDRKTFNSLLAACSRAGHLEDARAVFDEMIHLGSGRDIYTYNTFVDAICKCGNMELAMQVVLDMEAKNVKPNVVTYSTLMDGFSKLEKYDEALKLRGKMKSLGIQLDRVCYNTLLAIYVKTGKYDEIATVCEEMESLGIEKDTVTYNSLINGYGKQGRLDMVALLVQDMRAQGVAPSVLTYSTLIDIYSKAGMHGDAFNVYLDFKESGLKADVVLFSSFIDTLAKNGLVECALSLLDEMMKMGIKPNVVTYNTIIDAFGKSKILPEEDPEIADLGIVGVYGGQIVRAANPATRGWRSAVDARMRRSQELFFILELFQKMVQQGVRPNVVTFSAILNACSRCNSFEDAALLLEQLRLFDNFVYGVAYGLLMGHREVWSQARSLFNQLGRMDSPTSSAFYNALTDVLWHFGQRQGAQQVVLEGVNRRVWENTWSEFCLDLHLMSCGAAQAMVHAWLLNVRSIVFEGRAMPEFLSILTGWGKHSKIAGSSTLRRVIEALLLSIGAPFQVERFNIGRFVSPSAVVAAWLRESGTINILLLRNERVQHANPPNLVPRLQALQL from the exons atGGCGACGCACTTCACGCCGTCGCAGGCGCACGCGGCGTCGCACCACCCGGCGCACCACCACtcggcgtccgcggcggcggcggccacggccaccgcgcGCCTGCACgcgtccgcgccgccggcctcggcgtcggccgcggcggcggcgctgtgcccgccgcacctcctcgcggcggcgtccacggcctcctcctccgcggcgtgCCCGCCCGCCCACAACCCAATCTTCGTCGGCCCCGGCGCGCCGTGGGTGCAGCAGCCgcagcgcgccgcggcggccgccgccgcgctcggccCGGAGTTCCGGCGCGCGCGCACCACCAGGACCATCTCCAAGCGcacccgtggcggcggcggcggcgcgggagcccAGGACCGCTGGCGTGCGtcctcggccgccgcggggCGCTGCGTCGACAAGCTGCTCCGTCTGGCGCCTGAAGACCAGCGAGCGCTCAGTGCGGCGCTTTCGTCCTTTCGGGGCGAGCTAGTCGCTCCCGAGGACTACTGCCAGGTCCTCCGGGAGCTTGGCGACAGGGATAAATCGGCATACCGTGCCTATGAGGTGTTTTATGCTGCGTTGCCTCttgttggtggtggtgctgttgaGAAAGGCAAACTGCTGACTGCAGCTATCGGTGCGCTTGGCAAGATTGGTCGACCTGACCTGGCAAGGAGGGCTTTTGATTCTGGCATTGCTGGGGGCTATGGCAACACGGTGTTTGCGCACTCTGCACTCATCTCAGCTTATGCGAGGAGTGGGCTCGCAACGGAGGCCATGGGGGTGCTCGAGTCGATGAAAGGTGCAGGCTTGCGGCCTACTACGGTGTCGTACAATGCAGTTATTGATGCATGTGGAAAAGGGGGTGTTGACCTTAGGCTCACACTGGGGTATTTCCGTCAGATGCTGCAGGATGGGCTCTGTCCAGATCGCAAGACGTTTAATTCACTTCTTGCTGCATGTAGCCGGGCTGGCCATTTGGAAGATGCTCGTGCAGTCTTCGATGAAATGATCCATCTTGGCAGTGGTCGTGACATTTACACTTACAACACATTTGTCGATGCAATTTGCAAGTGTGGCAACATGGAGCTAGCTATGCAGGTTGTCTTGGATATGGAAGCAAAAAATGTCAAGCCAAATGTTGTTACATATAGTACGCTTATGGATGGCTTCTCAAAACTGGAGAAATATGATGAGGCACTCAAGTTGCGCGGAAAGATGAAGTCTTTGGGAATTCAACTGGACCGAGTTTGCTACAACACCTTGCTGGCGATATATGTGAAGACAGGGAAGTATGATGAAATTGCTACTGTGTGTGAAGAGATGGAGAGTTTGGGTATTGAGAAAGACACTGTTACATACAATTCCTTGATTAATGGATATGGAAAGCAAGGACGCTTGGATATGGTTGCTTTGCTTGTTCAAGATATGCGAGCACAAGGTGTAGCTCCTAGTGTGCTGACATACTCAACTTTGATAGATATCTATTCAAAGGCAGGAATGCATGGAGATGCATTTAATGTCTACTTGGATTTTAAGGAGTCTGGCCTAAAGGCAGATGTTGTTCTGTTCAGCTCTTTTATTGATACATTAGCCAAGAATGGCTTGGTAGAATGTGCTTTGTCTTTGCTTGATGAGATGATGAAGATGGGTATCAAGCCAAATGTTGTAACCTACAACACAATTATCGATGCATTTGGCAAGTCTAAGATTCTTCCTGAGGAGGATCCTGAGATTGCTGACCTGGGAATTGTTGGCGTTTATGGTGGCCAGATTGTAAGGGCTGCTAATCCAGCGACCAGAGGGTGGCGCTCTGCTGTTGATGCTCGGATgaggaggtcccaggaattatTTTTCATTCTGGAATTATTTCAGAAGATGGTCCAGCAGGGTGTACGACCAAATGTTGTAACGTTTTCTGCGATCCTGAATGCTTGCAG TCGCTGTAACAGTTTTGAAGATGCAGCCCTTTTACTGGAACAGCTTCGCTTGTTTGATAACTTTGTATATGGGGTTGCGTATGGGCTTCTGATGGGCCATCGAGAAGTTTGGTCTCAAGCACGGTCCCTCTTTAATCAGTTGGGACGCATGGATTCTCCAACATCTTCTGCCTTCTACAATGCTCTTACTGATGTGCTATGGCATTTTGGCCAG AGACAAGGAGCTCAGCAAGTTGTGCTTGAAGGGGTAAACCGTCGTGTTTGGGAGAACACATGGAGCGAGTTCTGCCTGGACCTGCACCTTATGTCATGTGGTGCAGCTCAAGCAATGGTTCATGCATGGCTCCTGAATGTGCGCTCTATTGTCTTTGAAGGACGAGCTATGCCTGAATTTTTAAG CATTCTGACAGGATGGGGAAAGCATAGCAAGATAGCTGGCTCAAGCACTCTCCGGCGTGTCATTGAAGCATTGCTCCTTTCAATTGGAGCACCGTTTCAGGTCGAACGCTTCAACATTGGAAGGTTTGTGTCACCCAGTGCTGTGGTGGCTGCCTGGTTGAGAGAGTCTGGCACCATTAACATCCTTCTCCTCCGCAATGAGCGAGTACAGCATGCAAATCCGCCCAATCTGGTACCGAGATTACAGGCGTTGCAGTTGTAG